In Microbacterium foliorum, the following proteins share a genomic window:
- a CDS encoding histidinol-phosphate transaminase: MGRVTASLDDLPLRDDLRGLTPYGAPQAPLPIALNVNENTHPVPDAVASDILDDIAVALRDVNRYPDREFTTLREGFAEYLGHGLEAGQIWAGNGSNEVLQHILQAFGGPGRTAFSFSPTYSMYPLISKGTGARWVAGTRQPDYTITPEEAAAQVRDVDPDVILLCSPNNPTGTPLGLDVVEAVYEASTGVVVVDEAYQEFAPRDAVSALSLLEGRPRLAVSRTMSKAFAFAGARVGYLAADPAFIDALRLVRLPYHLSALTQAAAVAALRNSDVMLGMVEEIVEQRDRISATLEALGYTPHESWSNFVLFGGVSEPAKVWQQLYDQGVLIRDVGIPGHLRVTAGTEAETTAFLDALASIGSAS; encoded by the coding sequence ATGGGAAGGGTGACTGCATCACTTGACGACCTGCCGCTTCGCGACGACCTCCGAGGGCTCACGCCGTACGGAGCACCTCAAGCGCCGCTTCCGATCGCGCTGAACGTCAACGAGAACACGCATCCGGTTCCGGATGCCGTGGCCAGCGACATCCTCGACGACATCGCGGTCGCGCTCCGAGACGTCAACCGTTACCCGGATCGCGAGTTCACCACTCTGCGCGAGGGCTTCGCCGAGTACCTCGGCCACGGGCTCGAAGCCGGCCAGATCTGGGCGGGCAATGGATCGAACGAGGTGCTTCAGCACATCCTCCAGGCTTTCGGCGGGCCAGGCCGCACAGCGTTCAGCTTCAGCCCGACCTACTCGATGTATCCGCTGATCTCGAAGGGGACCGGAGCCCGGTGGGTCGCGGGCACCAGGCAGCCCGATTACACGATCACTCCGGAAGAGGCGGCGGCGCAGGTCAGGGACGTCGACCCCGATGTCATCCTCCTGTGCTCCCCGAACAATCCGACGGGCACTCCGCTCGGTCTCGACGTGGTCGAGGCGGTCTACGAGGCATCGACGGGAGTCGTGGTCGTAGACGAGGCCTACCAGGAGTTCGCGCCGCGAGACGCGGTATCCGCCCTCAGTCTGCTCGAAGGACGCCCGCGGCTCGCGGTCTCTCGCACCATGAGCAAGGCGTTCGCGTTCGCGGGTGCGCGTGTGGGCTATCTGGCGGCGGACCCTGCGTTCATCGACGCCCTGAGGCTCGTGCGTCTGCCGTACCACCTCAGCGCTCTCACTCAGGCGGCGGCCGTGGCCGCGCTGCGGAACTCCGACGTGATGCTGGGTATGGTCGAGGAGATCGTCGAGCAGCGCGACCGCATCTCCGCGACGCTCGAGGCCCTCGGCTACACGCCTCACGAGTCGTGGTCGAACTTCGTGCTGTTCGGTGGGGTCTCAGAACCTGCAAAGGTCTGGCAGCAGCTCTACGATCAGGGCGTCCTCATCCGCGACGTCGGAATCCCCGGTCACCTACGCGTCACCGCGGGCACCGAGGCCGAGACCACCGCGTTCCTCGATGCTCTCGCCTCGATAGGATCGGCTTCATGA
- a CDS encoding SseB family protein, with amino-acid sequence MSQGTDDACGHGPQGHGSHDHAASNHALPNHGDSAGVPWEGRSFESNPHAADDGSADPALLDAVLRFRAGEGAQSEVVDAFRTARVLIPLVAEKGEEGLAPSGLTVDKTQELSIVTVAAPDGRRVQPVFSSVEAMQRWDATARPIPVEATRAALAASADDTDLIVLDPTSDTEFVLRRPAVWAIAQGHGWEPSFLSPEVFGALQASVAHELAVIDVSVAAGDPDARLRGPELIVILELVDGLEREVLDAVLARLAQRWASDDRIAVLVDSLTVKLRRSA; translated from the coding sequence ATGTCGCAGGGGACTGACGACGCCTGCGGCCATGGCCCACAGGGTCATGGCTCGCACGATCACGCCGCCTCGAACCATGCTCTGCCGAACCACGGCGACTCCGCAGGGGTGCCCTGGGAGGGGCGCAGCTTCGAGTCGAATCCGCACGCGGCCGACGATGGCTCCGCCGACCCTGCGCTTCTCGATGCTGTTCTGCGCTTCCGGGCGGGGGAGGGCGCTCAGTCCGAGGTCGTGGATGCCTTCCGCACGGCGCGGGTGCTGATCCCGCTCGTCGCCGAGAAGGGCGAGGAGGGCTTGGCTCCCAGCGGTCTCACGGTCGACAAGACGCAGGAGCTCTCCATCGTCACGGTGGCCGCCCCGGATGGCCGTCGCGTGCAGCCCGTGTTCTCCTCGGTCGAGGCGATGCAGCGCTGGGACGCCACGGCTCGACCGATTCCGGTCGAAGCCACCCGGGCTGCACTCGCGGCGTCTGCCGACGACACCGACCTCATCGTGCTCGATCCGACGTCCGACACGGAGTTCGTCCTCCGTCGTCCGGCAGTGTGGGCGATCGCGCAGGGGCATGGCTGGGAGCCGAGCTTCCTGTCGCCCGAGGTGTTCGGCGCGCTGCAGGCGAGCGTCGCGCACGAGCTCGCTGTGATAGACGTGTCCGTTGCAGCGGGAGACCCCGATGCGCGCCTGCGGGGCCCCGAGCTGATCGTGATCCTCGAGCTGGTCGACGGCCTCGAACGCGAGGTGCTCGACGCCGTGCTCGCGCGTCTCGCTCAGCGCTGGGCGTCGGATGACCGCATCGCCGTGCTCGTCGATTCCCTCACCGTGAAGCTGCGACGCTCGGCCTGA
- the hisB gene encoding imidazoleglycerol-phosphate dehydratase HisB produces MSTPAQTPRTATRVRSTSESTVELELNLDGTGASSIDTSVPFFDHMLTAFAKHSLTDLTVRASGDTQIDAHHTVEDISIVLGQAIREALGDKSGISRYGDALVPLDEALAQAVVDISGRPYLVHTGEPAGFEHHLIGGHFTGSLVRHSFEAITFNAGLTVHVRVLGGRDPHHIAEAEYKAFARAFRQAKALDPLVDGIPSTKGAL; encoded by the coding sequence ATGAGCACCCCCGCCCAGACCCCGCGCACCGCCACGCGTGTGCGCAGCACGTCCGAGTCCACCGTCGAGCTAGAGCTGAACCTCGACGGCACCGGTGCAAGCAGCATCGACACGTCGGTGCCGTTCTTCGATCACATGCTGACTGCGTTCGCGAAGCACTCGCTCACCGACCTCACCGTGCGCGCCTCCGGCGACACGCAGATCGACGCGCACCACACGGTCGAGGACATCTCGATCGTCCTCGGTCAGGCCATCCGCGAGGCGCTCGGAGACAAGTCGGGGATCTCCCGCTACGGCGATGCGCTCGTGCCGCTCGATGAGGCTCTCGCCCAGGCGGTGGTCGACATCTCGGGTCGCCCCTACCTCGTGCACACGGGGGAGCCTGCGGGCTTCGAACACCACCTCATCGGAGGCCACTTCACCGGGTCTCTGGTGCGCCACTCCTTCGAGGCGATCACCTTCAACGCGGGGCTGACGGTGCACGTGCGCGTGCTCGGAGGACGCGACCCCCACCACATCGCCGAAGCCGAGTACAAGGCGTTCGCGCGGGCATTCCGCCAGGCCAAGGCGCTCGACCCGTTGGTCGACGGCATCCCCTCGACGAAGGGTGCGTTGTGA
- the hisH gene encoding imidazole glycerol phosphate synthase subunit HisH: protein MSSAPRVAVFDYESGNVHSAVKALVAAGADAVLTRDRKEALEADGLVVPGVGAFQAVRDALYAHGGDEIIDRRLAGGRPVLGICVGMQVLFAHGVERGHDSEGLGEWPGAVTELNAPVLPHMGWNTVEPGTDSVLFKGIENERFYFVHSYAAQSWELDVIPPFPQPVLTWSTYGDPFLAAVENGPLSATQFHPEKSGEAGIQLLRNWVDSLRA from the coding sequence GTGAGCTCGGCACCCAGGGTCGCCGTCTTCGACTACGAGTCGGGCAACGTCCACTCGGCGGTGAAGGCTCTCGTCGCAGCGGGAGCTGACGCGGTGCTCACGCGCGATCGCAAGGAGGCGCTCGAGGCAGACGGTCTCGTGGTGCCCGGTGTCGGTGCCTTCCAGGCCGTCCGAGACGCGCTCTACGCGCACGGCGGCGACGAGATCATCGACCGTCGTCTCGCCGGTGGACGCCCTGTGCTCGGCATCTGCGTCGGCATGCAGGTCCTCTTCGCGCACGGCGTCGAACGCGGCCACGATTCCGAGGGCCTCGGCGAGTGGCCGGGAGCGGTCACCGAACTCAATGCGCCCGTACTGCCGCACATGGGGTGGAACACGGTCGAGCCGGGCACCGACTCGGTGCTGTTCAAGGGCATCGAGAACGAGCGATTCTACTTCGTGCACTCCTACGCCGCGCAGTCGTGGGAGCTCGATGTCATCCCGCCGTTCCCGCAGCCGGTGCTCACGTGGTCGACCTACGGAGACCCGTTCCTCGCCGCCGTCGAGAACGGGCCGCTCTCAGCGACCCAGTTCCACCCGGAGAAGTCGGGAGAGGCCGGAATCCAGCTGCTCCGCAACTGGGTCGACAGCCTGCGAGCCTGA
- a CDS encoding S9 family peptidase, with the protein MSSPFGTWPSPFAPDLIAASSPRIDGAAFVGEDIWWGESVPSEGGRLTVRSSSGAEILPAPWSARSRVHEYGGGSWTADAEGTLFFVDAKDQRVYRMRRGDDPVPLTPAGAAHGGLRLQNGRLFAVREDLSVDPHQRGIVEIPTDGSAADEPALVTVIVQGESFYAHPALSPDGTRTAWVEWSGERMPWQRASLVLSDGTRRTELPTRAALQPEWTDDDEILYSDDPSGRWALHRQRVEGLRAVSSAEQIDDADADTGYGLWVLGNRWYRPLTDGRIVAVRTNGRDEVVVMERDGSARLIPVPADGHVSVDDVAGSRVLLSGNSSSAAPGVWCVDVDSGDIEVVAGATPSDPTWMRPASEILLDGAHGPVHAFAYEPVNPSTAAADDELPPYIVLVHGGPTAHVTGAASAAIAFWTSRGIGVLDVNYGGSTGYGRAYRERLDGGWGVVDVDDVVAAAHGLADAGLADPDRIAIRGGSAGGWTVLSSLVRGGTFAAGISRYGVADLRMLSEHSHDFEANYIEGLVGPLPDAEAVYIDRSPLTHVDRIDVPVLLMQGAEDRVVPPSQSEAIRDALAQRGVEHEYVLYTGEGHGFRASETIVDALERELAFLGRVFGFTPAR; encoded by the coding sequence ATGTCGTCGCCGTTCGGTACCTGGCCCTCCCCGTTCGCTCCCGACCTGATCGCCGCGTCGTCTCCGAGGATCGACGGCGCCGCCTTCGTCGGCGAGGACATCTGGTGGGGCGAGTCGGTGCCTTCCGAGGGTGGGCGCCTGACCGTGCGCAGCTCCAGCGGCGCCGAGATCCTCCCCGCCCCCTGGAGCGCCCGGTCGCGGGTGCACGAGTACGGCGGCGGGTCGTGGACGGCGGATGCCGAGGGCACGCTGTTCTTCGTCGACGCCAAGGATCAGCGCGTGTATCGGATGCGGCGCGGGGACGACCCGGTGCCCCTCACCCCTGCAGGGGCGGCGCACGGCGGTCTGCGCCTGCAGAACGGTCGACTGTTCGCTGTGCGGGAGGACCTCTCGGTCGACCCCCACCAGCGCGGGATCGTCGAGATCCCGACCGACGGATCAGCCGCCGATGAGCCGGCGCTGGTGACGGTGATCGTGCAGGGCGAGTCGTTCTACGCGCATCCCGCGCTCTCTCCGGACGGGACTCGCACCGCATGGGTCGAGTGGTCGGGCGAACGGATGCCGTGGCAGCGAGCGTCTCTGGTGCTCTCCGACGGCACCCGGCGCACGGAGCTGCCCACACGGGCCGCCCTCCAGCCGGAGTGGACGGACGACGACGAGATCCTGTACTCGGATGACCCCTCGGGTCGCTGGGCCCTGCACCGACAGCGCGTCGAGGGGCTACGAGCGGTCAGCTCTGCAGAGCAGATCGACGACGCGGACGCCGACACGGGATACGGGCTCTGGGTGCTCGGCAACCGCTGGTACCGACCGCTCACCGACGGCCGCATCGTCGCCGTCCGCACGAACGGACGCGACGAGGTGGTCGTCATGGAACGGGACGGCAGCGCCCGCCTCATCCCCGTCCCCGCCGACGGCCATGTGAGCGTCGACGATGTCGCGGGATCCCGGGTGCTGCTCTCCGGCAACAGCTCGTCGGCAGCCCCCGGTGTCTGGTGCGTGGACGTCGACTCAGGCGACATCGAGGTGGTCGCGGGAGCGACGCCGTCGGATCCCACGTGGATGCGCCCAGCATCCGAGATCCTGCTCGATGGCGCGCACGGGCCCGTCCACGCCTTCGCCTACGAGCCGGTGAATCCGTCGACGGCAGCCGCGGACGACGAGCTCCCTCCGTACATCGTGCTCGTGCACGGCGGCCCGACCGCCCACGTCACGGGCGCCGCATCAGCGGCCATCGCCTTCTGGACGAGCCGCGGCATCGGCGTGCTCGACGTCAACTACGGCGGATCGACAGGTTACGGACGTGCCTACCGAGAGCGACTCGATGGCGGATGGGGTGTGGTCGACGTCGACGATGTCGTCGCCGCGGCGCACGGCCTCGCCGACGCCGGACTCGCCGACCCCGACCGCATCGCGATCCGGGGAGGCTCCGCGGGCGGCTGGACGGTGCTCTCATCGCTGGTGCGAGGCGGGACGTTCGCCGCGGGCATCAGCAGATACGGCGTGGCCGACCTGCGGATGCTGAGCGAGCACTCGCACGACTTCGAAGCGAACTACATCGAGGGGCTGGTGGGGCCGCTGCCCGACGCGGAGGCCGTCTACATCGACCGCTCGCCCCTCACCCACGTCGACCGGATCGACGTGCCGGTGCTGCTCATGCAGGGCGCGGAGGATCGCGTGGTGCCGCCGTCGCAGTCCGAGGCGATCCGCGATGCGCTGGCCCAGCGCGGCGTGGAGCACGAGTACGTGCTCTACACGGGTGAGGGCCACGGGTTCCGTGCGAGCGAGACCATCGTCGACGCTCTCGAAAGAGAGCTCGCCTTTCTCGGGCGTGTGTTCGGCTTCACGCCCGCGCGCTGA
- a CDS encoding LysM peptidoglycan-binding domain-containing protein, producing MSTITFSSAAVLPARPATRLRLTARGRRVVLAVAAVPLAAGIAFAALSGGSAMASGEQTTAASFATVTVMPGDTLWSIAEGIAPGADPREVIGDITRLNLLRGGELQIGQELAIPTQYSE from the coding sequence ATGAGCACCATCACCTTCAGCAGTGCAGCAGTCCTTCCGGCTCGTCCGGCGACGCGGCTCCGGCTGACGGCGCGTGGTCGACGCGTCGTGCTCGCCGTCGCGGCGGTGCCCCTCGCCGCCGGGATCGCGTTCGCAGCACTCAGCGGCGGCAGTGCGATGGCCTCGGGGGAGCAGACAACCGCGGCGTCGTTCGCGACCGTCACCGTGATGCCCGGCGACACGCTCTGGTCGATCGCCGAGGGCATCGCACCCGGGGCCGACCCGCGTGAGGTGATCGGTGACATCACGCGCCTGAACCTCCTCCGTGGCGGGGAGCTGCAGATCGGTCAGGAACTCGCGATTCCGACGCAGTACTCGGAGTGA
- the rpmI gene encoding 50S ribosomal protein L35, whose translation MPKQKTHSGAKKRFKITGSGKLKKQQAGMRHNLEHKSSRRTRRLNQDQVLSKADTKTAKKLLGR comes from the coding sequence ATGCCGAAGCAGAAGACCCACTCGGGTGCTAAGAAGCGCTTCAAGATCACCGGCAGCGGCAAGCTGAAGAAGCAGCAGGCCGGTATGCGCCACAACCTCGAGCACAAGTCGAGCCGGCGTACCCGTCGTCTGAACCAGGACCAGGTGCTCTCGAAGGCTGACACCAAGACGGCCAAGAAGCTTCTCGGCCGCTGA
- a CDS encoding DUF1844 domain-containing protein, whose translation MTNQASDEAAREREERWARQEEAASSATRDIADVPAVEVITTAAVHLMSAAAVKLGLADDPQAAEQLDLDEARKLINSLAGLITAGAPEISDMHARSLRDGLRSLQLAFREASSIPDPIGKGPGEKWTGPVN comes from the coding sequence GTGACGAACCAGGCATCGGATGAGGCTGCACGCGAGCGCGAAGAGCGCTGGGCACGGCAGGAGGAGGCGGCATCTTCCGCCACTCGGGACATCGCAGACGTTCCGGCGGTCGAGGTCATCACGACCGCGGCCGTGCACCTCATGAGCGCGGCAGCGGTGAAGCTCGGCCTCGCCGACGACCCGCAGGCGGCAGAGCAGCTCGATCTCGACGAGGCTCGCAAGTTGATCAACTCCCTGGCAGGTCTGATCACCGCCGGCGCGCCGGAGATCAGCGACATGCACGCACGCTCGCTGCGCGACGGGCTGCGCTCGTTGCAGCTCGCGTTCCGTGAGGCATCGAGCATCCCCGACCCGATCGGCAAAGGTCCGGGCGAGAAGTGGACCGGGCCGGTCAACTAG
- a CDS encoding MinD/ParA family ATP-binding protein, with the protein MVRDAETRGGGPLRRGNALPPETPDDGGQPPVAPDELPVDARQRPLTGDTPPSPPVPGTRAAAAAAWAAASATTPPTGTPRAVNPPSPISRPPAASAAPATPSNPGPPSEAWSEPQAPVVAHGAEAQPAARTSAPTPPPNIPPTPAPTNVVPQNQIPGVPPAPPLPQSTGTATAAPNAAAAESASSASSRRQQREQGVGRRSFLQEERREEPARQGGRGLLNRVGFSLGPNARERAVRDDEHAVSRHWPGPRTVAVVNGKGGAGKTPATVLLSAVFAQYGGAGVLAWDNNQTRGTLGWRTETGAHDRTLLELLPQTQRLLGAQGQSADLAHFVHHQPQEKYDVLRSKPIRLAHENRLRPADVDSIHAIAAKFYRLIIIDSGNDESDPMWLRMIDLADQIVVATTTRDDHAEAGALLLEALEDRDERSARLARESVVVVSQADPKASPAEVTDVIAGYQPLAREVVGIPFDREMVDGHLRLRALAAPTQRSWLSAAAAVARGF; encoded by the coding sequence ATGGTTCGCGATGCGGAAACGCGAGGAGGCGGACCCCTGCGGCGCGGCAATGCGCTGCCTCCCGAGACTCCGGATGACGGCGGACAGCCGCCGGTCGCACCGGACGAGCTCCCCGTCGACGCGCGGCAACGGCCGCTGACCGGTGACACACCGCCGAGCCCACCCGTGCCAGGGACGCGCGCGGCCGCGGCGGCAGCATGGGCGGCAGCATCCGCCACGACTCCGCCGACCGGCACTCCTCGAGCGGTCAACCCCCCGAGCCCGATCTCCCGGCCGCCCGCAGCCTCCGCAGCCCCGGCGACGCCCTCGAATCCGGGCCCCCCTTCCGAAGCGTGGTCGGAGCCGCAGGCCCCCGTCGTCGCTCACGGCGCTGAAGCCCAGCCCGCGGCGAGAACTTCGGCCCCGACCCCGCCCCCGAACATCCCGCCGACGCCTGCGCCGACGAACGTCGTGCCGCAGAACCAGATTCCCGGCGTGCCGCCCGCCCCACCGCTGCCGCAGTCGACCGGCACTGCTACGGCGGCCCCGAACGCGGCCGCCGCCGAGTCTGCGTCCTCGGCGTCATCGCGTCGCCAGCAGCGCGAGCAGGGCGTGGGCCGCCGCTCGTTCCTGCAGGAGGAGCGGCGGGAAGAGCCCGCACGTCAGGGCGGGCGCGGACTGCTCAATCGCGTCGGATTCTCCCTCGGACCCAACGCCCGTGAGCGAGCCGTCCGCGACGACGAGCATGCGGTGAGTCGTCACTGGCCTGGGCCGCGCACCGTCGCGGTCGTCAACGGCAAGGGCGGGGCGGGCAAGACACCCGCCACCGTGCTGCTGTCAGCGGTCTTCGCCCAGTACGGCGGGGCCGGAGTTCTGGCCTGGGACAACAACCAGACCCGCGGCACGCTCGGCTGGCGCACCGAGACCGGAGCGCACGACCGCACGCTGCTCGAGCTGCTTCCGCAGACTCAGCGCCTGCTGGGAGCCCAGGGGCAGTCGGCGGACCTCGCGCACTTCGTGCATCACCAGCCGCAGGAGAAATACGATGTCCTGCGCTCGAAGCCGATCCGGCTCGCGCACGAGAACCGACTCCGGCCCGCCGATGTCGACTCCATCCACGCGATCGCCGCCAAGTTCTATCGCCTGATCATCATCGACTCCGGCAACGACGAGTCCGATCCCATGTGGTTGCGGATGATCGACCTCGCCGACCAGATCGTCGTCGCGACGACGACGCGCGACGACCATGCCGAAGCCGGAGCTCTGCTGCTGGAGGCTCTCGAGGACCGCGATGAGCGCTCAGCCCGCCTCGCGCGAGAGTCGGTGGTCGTCGTCAGCCAGGCGGATCCGAAGGCATCGCCCGCAGAAGTGACAGACGTGATCGCGGGCTACCAGCCCCTCGCGCGCGAGGTCGTCGGCATCCCCTTCGACCGCGAGATGGTCGACGGCCACCTTCGTCTCCGTGCACTCGCAGCGCCGACGCAGCGATCCTGGCTCTCGGCCGCAGCGGCCGTCGCACGCGGGTTCTGA
- the lexA gene encoding transcriptional repressor LexA, with product MSDNSAPEADAPRTRRRKSLSPKQMAILEVIQTSISHYGYPPSMREIGDAVGLKSLSSVTHQLGQLELSGYLRRDPGKTRAMEVLIDLPGTSGENPADVATPVGDAALVPLVGRIAAGVPITADQQVEEIFPLPRQLVGKGDLFMLKVSGESMIDAAICDGDWVVVRSQSSAENGEIVAAMLDGEATVKVLRRRDGHTWLLPRNSAFEPILGDEAVVLGKIVAVLRSV from the coding sequence ATGAGCGACAACTCCGCCCCCGAGGCCGATGCCCCGCGCACTCGTCGCCGTAAGAGCCTGAGCCCCAAGCAGATGGCGATCCTCGAGGTCATCCAGACGTCGATCAGTCACTACGGCTACCCGCCGAGCATGCGCGAGATCGGCGACGCCGTCGGGCTCAAGTCGCTCTCCAGCGTGACCCACCAGCTGGGGCAGCTCGAGCTCAGCGGATACCTGCGTCGCGATCCGGGCAAGACCCGCGCGATGGAGGTGCTCATCGACCTCCCCGGCACGAGCGGCGAGAACCCCGCCGACGTGGCGACGCCCGTCGGAGACGCCGCGCTGGTTCCCCTCGTCGGGCGCATCGCCGCCGGCGTTCCGATCACGGCCGACCAGCAGGTCGAGGAGATCTTTCCGCTCCCCCGTCAGCTCGTCGGCAAGGGTGACCTGTTCATGCTCAAGGTGTCGGGCGAGTCGATGATCGACGCCGCGATCTGCGACGGCGACTGGGTCGTCGTCCGTTCCCAGAGCAGCGCTGAGAACGGCGAGATCGTCGCCGCGATGCTCGACGGCGAGGCCACGGTCAAGGTGCTCCGTCGACGCGACGGCCACACGTGGCTGCTCCCCCGGAACTCCGCGTTCGAGCCGATCCTCGGCGACGAGGCGGTCGTTCTCGGGAAGATCGTCGCGGTGCTGCGCTCCGTCTGA
- the infC gene encoding translation initiation factor IF-3 encodes MPSSKELRISDPRTNERIRVPEVRLVGPAGEQIGVVRIEAALRLAQEADLDLVEVAPNSKPPVVKIMDYGKFKYEAAQKEKEARRNQANTILKEVRFRLKIEAHDYTTKLKRAEGFLKAGDKVKAMILFRGREQSRPEQGVRLLRKFAEDVAELGTVESNPTIDGRNMVMIVAPLKSKSEAKQEQNAVRDAQRAANKQAAREAKSDTDAPAEAAAE; translated from the coding sequence ATCCCATCGTCTAAGGAGTTACGCATCAGCGATCCCCGCACCAATGAGCGCATCCGCGTCCCCGAGGTCCGCCTCGTCGGCCCCGCGGGTGAGCAGATCGGCGTCGTCCGCATCGAGGCGGCGCTGCGCCTTGCGCAGGAAGCCGACCTCGACCTCGTCGAGGTCGCACCGAACTCGAAGCCGCCCGTGGTCAAGATCATGGACTACGGCAAGTTCAAGTACGAAGCCGCCCAGAAGGAGAAGGAGGCTCGCCGCAACCAGGCGAACACCATTCTCAAGGAGGTCCGCTTCCGCTTGAAGATCGAGGCGCACGACTACACGACCAAGCTCAAGCGCGCCGAGGGCTTCCTCAAGGCGGGCGACAAGGTCAAGGCGATGATCCTGTTCCGCGGTCGCGAGCAGTCGCGTCCCGAGCAGGGTGTGCGACTTCTCCGCAAGTTCGCCGAGGATGTCGCCGAGCTCGGAACCGTCGAGTCGAACCCGACCATCGATGGTCGCAACATGGTCATGATCGTGGCTCCGCTCAAGAGCAAGTCCGAAGCCAAGCAGGAGCAGAACGCGGTTCGCGACGCCCAGCGCGCAGCGAACAAGCAGGCTGCCCGCGAAGCCAAGAGCGACACTGACGCACCGGCCGAGGCCGCAGCGGAGTAA
- the priA gene encoding bifunctional 1-(5-phosphoribosyl)-5-((5-phosphoribosylamino)methylideneamino)imidazole-4-carboxamide isomerase/phosphoribosylanthranilate isomerase PriA: MNDFAQSPSLTLLPAVDVAGGKAVRLTQGEAGTETSYGDPLDAAGEWVAQGAKWIHLVDLDAAFGRGSNAPILRKVIKQFKHVNVELSGGIRDDATLEAALESGASRINLGTAALENPEWAADVIGRFGEAIAVGLDVRGTTLAARGWTKEGGDLWEVLERLEDAGCSRYVVTDVTKDGTLKGPNLELLREVASRTPKPVVASGGISNLDDIAALRELVPLGVEGAIVGKALYAGAFTLAEALDVAGD; this comes from the coding sequence ATGAACGACTTCGCGCAGTCTCCTTCTCTCACTCTGCTCCCCGCCGTCGATGTCGCCGGGGGCAAGGCAGTCCGTCTCACCCAGGGTGAGGCCGGCACCGAGACCAGCTACGGCGACCCGCTCGACGCCGCGGGGGAGTGGGTCGCGCAGGGCGCGAAGTGGATTCACCTCGTCGACCTCGATGCAGCCTTCGGTCGCGGCAGCAATGCGCCGATCCTGCGCAAGGTCATCAAGCAGTTCAAGCACGTCAACGTCGAGCTGTCGGGCGGCATCCGTGACGACGCGACGCTCGAGGCGGCGCTCGAGAGCGGCGCGAGCCGCATCAACCTCGGCACGGCCGCGCTCGAGAACCCCGAGTGGGCGGCTGACGTGATCGGCCGCTTCGGTGAGGCGATCGCCGTGGGACTGGACGTCCGTGGAACCACGCTCGCCGCGCGCGGCTGGACCAAGGAGGGCGGCGACCTCTGGGAGGTTCTCGAGCGCCTCGAGGATGCCGGCTGCAGCCGCTACGTCGTGACCGACGTCACGAAGGACGGAACACTCAAGGGTCCGAACCTCGAGCTGCTCCGCGAGGTCGCATCGCGCACTCCCAAGCCTGTCGTGGCATCGGGCGGCATCTCGAATCTCGATGACATCGCCGCGCTGCGCGAACTGGTTCCGCTCGGGGTCGAGGGTGCCATCGTCGGCAAGGCGCTCTACGCCGGAGCGTTCACGCTGGCTGAGGCGCTGGATGTCGCAGGGGACTGA
- the smpB gene encoding SsrA-binding protein SmpB translates to MPRERGEKVIATNRRARHDYNIEKSYEAGMVLTGTEVKSLRQGRANLSDGYAFVKGNEVFLDSVHIPEYSQGHWTNHSAKRVRKLLLHREEIAKLQHAVSAGGYTLIPLKLYFSDGRAKVEIALAKGKKEYDKRQTLRERQDTREADRAMRLRNRVGE, encoded by the coding sequence ATGCCCAGGGAACGCGGGGAGAAGGTCATCGCGACCAATCGTCGCGCACGTCACGACTACAACATCGAGAAGTCGTACGAGGCGGGGATGGTGCTCACCGGCACCGAGGTCAAGTCGCTGCGCCAGGGGCGGGCGAATCTGAGCGACGGATATGCGTTCGTCAAAGGGAACGAGGTTTTCCTCGATTCCGTGCATATTCCGGAGTATTCGCAGGGGCACTGGACCAACCATTCCGCGAAGCGCGTCCGCAAGCTGCTGCTGCACCGCGAGGAGATCGCGAAGCTGCAGCATGCCGTGTCCGCGGGTGGGTACACGCTGATCCCGCTGAAGCTGTACTTCTCCGACGGTCGCGCCAAGGTCGAGATCGCCCTGGCCAAGGGCAAGAAGGAATACGACAAGCGTCAGACACTGCGCGAGCGTCAGGACACCCGCGAGGCCGATCGAGCCATGCGGCTGCGCAATCGCGTCGGAGAGTGA